GTGCCGAGCACCGTGGGCGGCCCCGACGACGAGGTCGAGATCCCGCGCGGCTCGACCACCACCGACTGGGAGGTGGAGCTCGGCGTCGTGATCGGCACCCGCGCGCTCTACCTCGACTCGCCCGCCGACGCCCGCGCCCACATCGCCGGCTACGTCGCCGCCAACGATCTCTCCGAGCGCGACTGGCAGCTGAAGCAGTCGGGCGGCCAGTGGAGCAAGGGCAAGATCGCCCCCGGCTTCAGCCCGCTCGGCCCCTGGCTGGTGACCGGAGACGAGGTCGACCCGCAGGCGCTGCGGCTGCGCAGCTGGGTCAACGGCGAGCCGCGCCAGGACTCGACCACCGCCGACATGGTCTTCGACGTCGACCACCTGGTCTGGCACCTCAGCCAATACGTCGCGCTGGAGCCGGGCGACGTCATTCTCACCGGCACCCCGGAGGGCGTGGCCCTGTCCGGCCGCTTCCCCTACCTCGCGCCAGGCGATGTCGTGGAGATCGAGATCGAGGGGCTCGGCCGGCAGCGGCAGACGTACCGTGCGCACGAGGAGGCGCGGCGGTGAGCGGGGAGGCAGGGACCGGGCAGGCAGGGACCGGGCAGGCAGGGACCGGGCAGTTCGGCGGCCTCGTCGCGGTCGTCACCGGCGGCGCGTCGGGCATCGGCGCGGCGATCACCGCGCGGCTGCGCGCGGGCGGCGCCCGGGTGGCCGTGCTCGACCGCGCGGTGGAGGGCGCGGAGGCCGACCTCGCGCTGTCCGCCGACATCACCGACGACGAGGCCGTGCGTGCCGCGATCGCGCGGGTGGTCGACGAGCTCGGCGGCATCGACATCGTCGTGAACAACGCGGGCATCGGGGCCCAGGGCACCATCGAGGACAACCCCGACGTCGAGTGGACCCGCGTGCTCGACGTGAACGTCCTCGGCCTGGTCCGCGTCTCGCGTGCCGCACTGCCCGCCCTGCGCCGCTCCGCGCACGCCGCGATCGTCAACACGTGCTCGATCGCGGCGACCGCCGGCCTTCCGCAGCGCGCGCTGTACAGCGCCTCGAAGGGTGCCGTCCTCGCCCTCACGCGCGCGATGGCGGCCGACCACCTGGCCGAGGGCATCCGCGTGAACGCGGTCAACCCGGGCACCGCCGACACCCCGTGGGTGGGCAGGCTGCTCGACTCCGCCCCCGATCCGGCGGCCGAGCGGGCCGCCCTGGAGGCGCGCCAGCCGCACGGCCGGCTGGTGTCGGCGGCCGAGGTCGCCGAGGCCGTCGCCTACCTCGCCGACCCGCGCAATGGCTCCACGACCGGAACGAGCATCGCCGTGGATGGCGGAATGCACGAGCTGCGCCTGCGCCCGAGGAACTGATGACCGTGCTCGACGCCCACGCGCACCTCTGGACGCGCGCCAGCACGCCCCAGCCGTGGATCGACCCCGGCTCGATGGCGGCGATCGACCGCGACTTCGGCGTGGCCGACCTCGGGGAGGCGCAGCAGGCGGCCGGCATCGACGGCGCGCTCCTCGTGCAGTCGAGCAACGACCTCCGGGAGACCCGCGACCTCCTCGCGCTGGTCGACGGCGCCGCGGTGCGCGGGGTCGTCGGCTGGGTCGACCTGGAGGGCGACGTGGCGCAGCAGCTGGAGGAGCTGGGAGGCGGTGCCGGGGAGGTTCCCGCCGGCCTCGTCGGCATCCGTCACCTCGCGCACCAGGACCCTGACCCGCAGTGGCTCGGTCGCCCCGCCGTGGGCCGCGGGTTGGACGCGCTCGGCGACCTCGGCCTCCCGTTCGACCTCGTCGTGCTGCCCGCGCAGCTGCCGCTCGCCGCCGAGGTCGCGCGTGCGCATCCCGGAACCCGGTTCGTGCTCGATCACCTCGGCAAGCCGCCGCTCGCGAGCGGCGACCTCGCGGCCTGGCGCAGTGACCTCGCCGCTCTCGGCCGCCTCGACAACGTCGTCGCGAAGCTCTCCGGGCTGGCGATCGAGGGCGACTGGGCGGGCTGGACGGTCGACGACCTCAGGGAGCCGGTGGAGGCGGCGCTCGCGGCGTTCGGACCGTCGCGACTGATGTTCGGCTCCGACTGGCCGCTGGTCCGGCTCACCCGTGGTCTCGACGCCTGGTTGGAAGCGCTGCGGACGCTGCTCGGCGACCTCTCCGGCGACGAGCGGGCGGCGGTGTTCGCCGGCACCGCTGAGCGCACGTACCTCGGAGGCCCTCATGCGTGAGCGCGGGCTCCCCGGCACCGGGCTGCGGCTGACCGAGCTGGGCTTCGGCGCGGCGAGCCTCGGCAACCTCTACGTCGAGACACCCGACGAGGTCGCGGCGGCCACGGTCGACGCCGCCTGGGAGGCGGGCATCCGGTACTTCGACACCGCCCCGCACTACGGTCTCGGGCTGTCCGAGCGACGGCTGGGCGCCGCCCTGCGCGGGCGTCCGCGCGACGAGTATGTGCTCTCCACCAAGGTCGGACGCCTGCTCGTGCCGCGTGTGCCTCCCGCCGACCGCGACGACGACATCTTCGAGGTGCCGGGCGACCTGACCCGGCGCTGGGACTTCACGCGCGACGGCGTGCGGCGCTCGATCGACGAGAGCCTCGCCCGCCTCGGCGTCGACCGTATCGACATCGCCTACGTGCACGACCCGGATGCGAGCGGCGTCCCTGGCGCGGCGGCGTCGGCGGCGGAGGCCCTGATCGAGCTGCGCGAGGAGGGCGTGCTCCGGGCGGTCGGCATCGGCACGAACAGCGTCGACGCGGCCCTTCACCTCCTGAGCGAGACCGACATCGACACCGCCATGATCGCCGGCCGGGTGACCCTGCTCGACCACGGGCGGGTGGAGGAGCTGCTCGCCGCCGCCGGAACCCGTCGCCTGGTCGCCGCCGCCGTCTTCAACGGCGGCCTGCTCGCGGTGCCGCGCCCGGCCTCCGGCGCCCATTTCGACTATCGCCCCGCCCCCGATGAGCTGCTGGCGCGCGCGAACCGCATCGCCGACGTGGCGCAGGCGCACGGCGCGACACTGCCGCAGGCCGCGCTCGCCTACCCGCTGACCTTCCCCGGCGTCGCCACGCGGGTGGTCGGCATGCGGACCCCCGAGGAGGTCAGCGCCAACGTGGCCCTCGCCACCGCGGAGCCCCCCGCGGCGCTGTGGGACGCGCTGCGCGCCGCGTCCCTCCTGGACTGACGCTGCCGCGCCGCGTGCTCAGCCCTGCGTTTGCGCCAAATGTCGCGTCAGCGGCGCCGACCCCTGCATTCGTGCCGAATGTGCGCTCAGCACCGCCGAAAACTCGCATTCGGCACGAATGTCACCCCGCAGCCGCCGGCCGCCGCGCCTGTACACACGCCAGCGCCACCGCCGGGCACTCCGCCCACAGCGTCTCCGTCCAGCCCTGCCCGAGCAGCAGCACGTCGTAGCCGTACGCGTCGCGCTCGACGTATGCCAGCACCCCGCCCGGCGATGCGGGCGGAAAGCGCCGGTCGCTGATCCGCCACGACGCGTCGCTCAGCGCGATCACCTCGAGTTCGTCGTCGACAGCGATCCCTTCGAAGTTCACCGCCATGGTGTCACCTCGCCGTTCTCTCACTTCGGATACCAGTGCACCACCCGCCGTGCCCGACCGGGAGGGCTTGACAGAATGCCGCCTGTCATCCGCTGATTCCCGCCCACTCGTGACCTCATGTCACTTCTCGCGCCCGCAACCCGCAACGAGTCACGATTCGACCGGGCCGAACGCGAGGAAGGCCCCCACGCGCGAGCGTGAGGGCCTTCCCGGTGCGAGTGGAGGCTACGCCTCCGAGCGCCGACGCCGAACGGCGGACAGCACGAGCGCACCCGCGCCGAGCAGCACGGTCAGCACACCCGCCGCGATGGCCGGTCCGGCGACCGACGAGCCGGTGCTCGCCAGGGCGTCGCCCGCCGCGACGGACGCGCCCGAGCCGGTCGAGCCTCCCGCCGTCCCGCTGCCGCCGCCGGAGTCCGAGCCGGTACTGCCGCCGGTCCCACTGTCGCCGCCGCCCGTGCCACCGCCGCCCGTGCCACCGCCGCCCGCGCCGCCACCCGGCGCCGCGGCGACCGTCACGTCGTCCCAGCCGAGCAGAGCCCCGGTCGCGTCGGTCAGCGCGAGCTTGTGCGCGCCGAGGGCGGTGTCCGCCGGGATGGTCACGACCACCTGGCTGCCCGCCACGGTCGCCGTCGCGATCGTCCGCGGCGCCGAGAACAGCACCGCCGAGATCTGCTCGCCGTCGTGCGACGCGTCGGGGAAGGTCACCGTGACCTTCGCGCCCGGCACGACCTTCTCCGGCGACACGGTGACGCCGTTGCGGGTGGCGTCGGTGAGATCCGCCTCCGTGATCGGCGCCGGCGGGATGACCGGCGTGGTCAGCGTGGAGGAGCAGGAGGCGCAGCTGACGCCGAGCCCGTCGCCGGCGGCGGTCGCGGTGAGCGTCCCGCCGGACGATGTCGCCTTCACCGTGACGGTGAACGTGGTCGTCACCGTCTCGCCGAGCGCGGCCGAGGGCACAGCCCAGGTGAGCGTCGAGCCGCTGACGCTCGCGTCGGCCGGGATGGTCTCCAGCGCGGCGTCGTCGAGCACAGCGGCGAGGTCGACCGAGACCGTCGTGCCCGTGAGCGGGATCTGCCCGGTGTTGGTCGTCGACAGCGTGTACGAAACGGTGTCGCCCGGCTTCACCTCACCCGACGCCGGGGTGGAGGCGAGGCTCAGCGTCGAGGTCATCGGCCAGGCCGGCTTGTCCGCGTCGTAGACCCAGTCCTGGAAGAACGCCGTCAGGTCCTTGCCCGAGAGCTCCTCCGCGAGCGCGATGAAGTCCGTAGTGCCCTTGCTCTGGCCGGCGTAGCGGGTGGCCCACGTCTTCATCACGTCGGCGAAGACGGTCGGCGTGATCGCCTGGCGCAGCGCCTCCAGCGTCATCGCGCCGCGGCTGTAGACCTGCCAGTCGAAGAGGTCGGCCGGGTCGGTCATCGCCGCCGGCGGGATGGTCCACCGTGCGTTGGAGGCCGCGGTCGAGTTCCACAGGTTGAAGTACGTCGTCGCGGTCGAGTTGGGCGACGTCTCGTGCTCGTACGCGTACTGCGTCGGGATGAAGGTCGCCGGGCCCTCGTTCAGCCAGATGCTGTTCCAGTCGTTCGGGCTCACCGAGTCGCCGAACCACTGGTGCGCCAGCTCGTGGACGAACGTGGACAACGACACCGAGCGCTCGAAGTACGGCCGGTCCTGCGTCTCCAGGGCGTAGCCGAGGGAGGTGATGTCGACGACGAAGCCGGTGCTGTCGCCCGGGTACGCGCCGTACTTCTTCTCCAGGTCGTTCAGGATCTCGGGGAGCGCCGCACGCCGGGTCTGGATCGTCGCCTGGTTCGTCGTGGTGACGGCCGGGTCGACGAACGTCCACTCGTGGATGGTGCGGCCGCTCGACAGCGCGATGTCCGACTCGTAGGTGAGGTACTTGCCGTACGAGATCATCGCGAGCTCGGTCGCCATCGGCTTGTTCTGCTGCCAGTGCCAGGTCGTGCGGCTGCCGTCTCCGACCGGGGTCGCCGTGACCAGCTGGCCGTTGCTCACAGCGGCGGCCGCCGCTCCGCCGACCGTGTTCGGCGCGGTGATTGTGATGTCGAAGGTCGCCTTGTCGGCCGGCGTGTTGTTGCTCGGCAGCCAGGTCATGTTGCCGACGGGCTGGCCGAGGGCGGTGAAGCCGTCGCTGGTCAGCACCCAGCCCTCGCTCGAGCCGTCGGGGTCGGTGTGGGTGACCGGCGCGCCGGAGTACGCGACCACCACCGTGAAGTCGCCGGTGACGGCGGCTGCGGGGGTGACGTTCAGCTTGTACGACGACGTCGCCGGGTCGCTGCTGCGCGAGAAGGCGGCGGCGGGCGTGCCGTTGACGAGCACGGAGTCGACGGTCAGCCCCTCCAGGTCGAGCGAGAACGCCGACAGCTCCTGGGTGGCGGTCGCTGTGATGGTGGTCGTGGCGGTGATCGTCTTGTCGTCGTTGTAGGTGATCGCGACGTCGTAGTGCTTCACGTCGTAGCCGCCGTTGCCGATGCCGGTGAACAGCGAGTCGCCGATGGTCGGCGCGCCGGGCGCGGGGGCGGCGGTCGCCGGCGCGGCCAGCGGCAGCTGCACGGCCGCGACGATGGCGGCGGTGGCGACGACGGCTGCGGCGCGCCGGCCGCTGCGCCGGT
The sequence above is a segment of the Leifsonia williamsii genome. Coding sequences within it:
- a CDS encoding fumarylacetoacetate hydrolase family protein, translated to MRLARLGERGAEIPVVFDGERALDLRPLIADLDGAALAPASLERIASAVAAGELAELERAEALRRGAPIARPGAILCIGMNYAAHAAESGSEPPAIPILFLKVPSTVGGPDDEVEIPRGSTTTDWEVELGVVIGTRALYLDSPADARAHIAGYVAANDLSERDWQLKQSGGQWSKGKIAPGFSPLGPWLVTGDEVDPQALRLRSWVNGEPRQDSTTADMVFDVDHLVWHLSQYVALEPGDVILTGTPEGVALSGRFPYLAPGDVVEIEIEGLGRQRQTYRAHEEARR
- a CDS encoding SDR family NAD(P)-dependent oxidoreductase, which produces MSGEAGTGQAGTGQAGTGQFGGLVAVVTGGASGIGAAITARLRAGGARVAVLDRAVEGAEADLALSADITDDEAVRAAIARVVDELGGIDIVVNNAGIGAQGTIEDNPDVEWTRVLDVNVLGLVRVSRAALPALRRSAHAAIVNTCSIAATAGLPQRALYSASKGAVLALTRAMAADHLAEGIRVNAVNPGTADTPWVGRLLDSAPDPAAERAALEARQPHGRLVSAAEVAEAVAYLADPRNGSTTGTSIAVDGGMHELRLRPRN
- a CDS encoding amidohydrolase family protein, whose product is MTVLDAHAHLWTRASTPQPWIDPGSMAAIDRDFGVADLGEAQQAAGIDGALLVQSSNDLRETRDLLALVDGAAVRGVVGWVDLEGDVAQQLEELGGGAGEVPAGLVGIRHLAHQDPDPQWLGRPAVGRGLDALGDLGLPFDLVVLPAQLPLAAEVARAHPGTRFVLDHLGKPPLASGDLAAWRSDLAALGRLDNVVAKLSGLAIEGDWAGWTVDDLREPVEAALAAFGPSRLMFGSDWPLVRLTRGLDAWLEALRTLLGDLSGDERAAVFAGTAERTYLGGPHA
- a CDS encoding aldo/keto reductase, producing MRERGLPGTGLRLTELGFGAASLGNLYVETPDEVAAATVDAAWEAGIRYFDTAPHYGLGLSERRLGAALRGRPRDEYVLSTKVGRLLVPRVPPADRDDDIFEVPGDLTRRWDFTRDGVRRSIDESLARLGVDRIDIAYVHDPDASGVPGAAASAAEALIELREEGVLRAVGIGTNSVDAALHLLSETDIDTAMIAGRVTLLDHGRVEELLAAAGTRRLVAAAVFNGGLLAVPRPASGAHFDYRPAPDELLARANRIADVAQAHGATLPQAALAYPLTFPGVATRVVGMRTPEEVSANVALATAEPPAALWDALRAASLLD
- a CDS encoding M1 family metallopeptidase, coding for MRSRHPDRRSGRRAAAVVATAAIVAAVQLPLAAPATAAPAPGAPTIGDSLFTGIGNGGYDVKHYDVAITYNDDKTITATTTITATATQELSAFSLDLEGLTVDSVLVNGTPAAAFSRSSDPATSSYKLNVTPAAAVTGDFTVVVAYSGAPVTHTDPDGSSEGWVLTSDGFTALGQPVGNMTWLPSNNTPADKATFDITITAPNTVGGAAAAAVSNGQLVTATPVGDGSRTTWHWQQNKPMATELAMISYGKYLTYESDIALSSGRTIHEWTFVDPAVTTTNQATIQTRRAALPEILNDLEKKYGAYPGDSTGFVVDITSLGYALETQDRPYFERSVSLSTFVHELAHQWFGDSVSPNDWNSIWLNEGPATFIPTQYAYEHETSPNSTATTYFNLWNSTAASNARWTIPPAAMTDPADLFDWQVYSRGAMTLEALRQAITPTVFADVMKTWATRYAGQSKGTTDFIALAEELSGKDLTAFFQDWVYDADKPAWPMTSTLSLASTPASGEVKPGDTVSYTLSTTNTGQIPLTGTTVSVDLAAVLDDAALETIPADASVSGSTLTWAVPSAALGETVTTTFTVTVKATSSGGTLTATAAGDGLGVSCASCSSTLTTPVIPPAPITEADLTDATRNGVTVSPEKVVPGAKVTVTFPDASHDGEQISAVLFSAPRTIATATVAGSQVVVTIPADTALGAHKLALTDATGALLGWDDVTVAAAPGGGAGGGGTGGGGTGGGDSGTGGSTGSDSGGGSGTAGGSTGSGASVAAGDALASTGSSVAGPAIAAGVLTVLLGAGALVLSAVRRRRSEA